Proteins from a genomic interval of Echeneis naucrates chromosome 21, fEcheNa1.1, whole genome shotgun sequence:
- the LOC115062375 gene encoding receptor activity-modifying protein 2, with protein MNQLKHLQHKLTQGFNKGKKKGENDSKMVMIICFLTLVFTWAGMAAKFIPPCDHHMFNSRVDKCLSEFNSSMELSGQQDRCPWPAVKTMYYNLTMCMEFLANVTRCHGSMVDKVFLDVHKTHFSLCGQVQDPPLTTLIMLIAPAIIVTLLLPLLCTCLNSFTIEMPCKL; from the exons ATGAACCAGTTGAAGCATCTTCAGCACAAGCTTACTCAAGGTTttaacaagggaaaaaaaaaaggggaaaacgACAGCAAG ATGGTGATGATCATTTGTTTCCTGACACTTGTCTTCACCTGGGCAG GAATGGCTGCAAAATTTATTCCCCCATGTGACCACCACATGTTTAACAGTAGAGTTGACAAGTGCTTGTCAGAATTCAACAGCAGCATGGAGCTGAGCGGCCAACAGGACAGGTGCCCGTGGCCCGCTGTGAAAAC catgTACTACAACCTGACCATGTGCATGGAGTTCTTGGCCAATGTCACTCGCTGTCACGGCTCTATGGTAGACAAGGTCTTCCTGGATGTCCATAAGACgcacttttctctctgtggacAGGTCCAGGACCCTCCACTCACTACTCTCATCATGTTGATAGCACCTGCCATCATCGTCACATTGCTCTTACCTCTTTTGTGTACTTGCCTAAACAGCTTTACGATAGAGATGCCTTGCAAACTGTAG